One stretch of Jiangella gansuensis DSM 44835 DNA includes these proteins:
- a CDS encoding R3H domain-containing nucleic acid-binding protein has protein sequence MSTAERLEREGDIAADYLEELLDIADLDGDIDMDVEGDRAVVSVVGDGLDALIGDNGKVLEALQELTRLAVVRETGERSRLMLDVGGFRANRRAEVLELAKQVIEAVRTSGESESLGAMSPFERKVVHDAVAAAGLRSESEGEEPRRYVVVLPA, from the coding sequence ATGAGTACGGCCGAGCGGTTGGAACGCGAGGGCGACATCGCCGCGGACTACCTGGAGGAGCTGCTCGACATCGCCGACCTCGACGGCGACATCGACATGGACGTTGAGGGCGACCGGGCTGTGGTGTCGGTCGTCGGTGATGGTCTGGACGCATTGATCGGCGACAATGGGAAGGTCCTGGAGGCGCTGCAGGAGCTGACTCGGCTGGCGGTGGTCCGGGAGACCGGCGAACGCAGCCGGCTGATGCTCGATGTCGGCGGCTTCCGAGCCAACCGGCGGGCCGAGGTGCTGGAGCTGGCCAAGCAGGTGATCGAGGCGGTGCGTACGTCGGGCGAGTCCGAGTCGCTTGGGGCGATGTCGCCGTTCGAGCGCAAGGTCGTCCACGACGCGGTCGCGGCGGCGGGTTTGCGCAGCGAGTCCGAGGGTGAAGAGCCGCGCCGATACGTGGTCGTGCTGCCTGCCTGA